The DNA window ATCGCTTTAAGCTTGCGATTGTCGGATCACCTCAAGCATACCATCGGGTAAGGAGGGGGCGCTCCATGATGTGCAGGCGATGGTTGGCAGGTCACCAGAATGGTTACGAACCTCCGGCAGGCGCATTTCCGGTGGAGCCAACGACCGGACTTGAACCGGTGACCTGCTCATTACGAGTGAGCTGCTCTACCAACTGAGCTACGTTGGCCGATTAATAGAGATAATAGATGCGCCGCTTGCGCCTGCGAAACGCGCCCCTCTCACGCATTACCTTCGGACTTGATCCCGGCATGATTCATATTGCCGACCGTCCCTGAGCACCTTCTGGAAAACGCATCAGCCCTCATGAAACGCGATGGGTTTCCGGGCGTTTGCGTGTATCTTGCGTATATTTCGCCCCGTATCCCTGCATTTCATCGGACGTGCCCCTCTCCCCTGCCATAACAGATTGGAGTCCTGCGTCCTGGCGCGAGCGGCCTGCTGCGCAGCAAGCCACGTACCCCGATCAGGCCGCATTGTCCGAAGCGCTGGAGCAAGTACACAGTTTGCCCCCGCTTGTGACATCCTGGGAAATCCATGTGCTCAAGAAACAGATTGCGGAAGCGGCGCAAGGGCGGCGTTTTATCCTTCAGGGCGGCGAATGCGCAGAGCACTTCGACGAATGCAGTGCGCAGATTATCGCCAATCGTCTGAAGGTGCTCCTTCAGATGAGTCTCGTGTTGATCTTCGGGATCCGGACCCGTGTGGTGCGGATAGGCCGCTTTGCGGGCCAGCATGCCAAGCCCCGCTCCGCCGATACGGAGACCCGCAATGGAGTAACGCTCCCAAGCTACCGGGGCGACATCGTGAACGGCGCAGAGTTCACCCCCGAAGCGCGCGAACCGGATCCGAAGCGCATGCTGCGCGCTCATGCGCATTCCGCAATGACGCTGAATCTCGTCCGGGCGCTCATCAATACGGGCTTTGCGGACCTCCACCATCCGGAATACTGGAACCTTGATTTCATCCGCCGCACGCCCCTGGAAAAGGAATACCGGCAGATTCTGGAATCCATTCGCGAGACCGTTTCATTCATTGAAACCGTCTCGGGCAACCCGCTTCACAGTCTGGAGCGCACCCAGTTCTTCACCAGCCACGAAGCATTGCACCTGCCGTACGAAGAAGCCTTTACGCGCAGCGTGCCGCACAATGAAGGCATATTCAATCTGGCGACCCACTTCCCGTGGATCGGCGCCAGAACGTCGGACTACGAGGGAGCGCACATCGAATACGCAAGGGGGCTTGTCAATCCCATCGGCCTGAAAGTCAGCCCCTTCATGTCGCCGGAGGATCTGGTGCGCATCGTACGCATCCTGAATCCCGAAAACGACCCCGGCCGACTCGTGCTCATTCATCGTCTGGGCGCCGGCTGCATTGCCGATCTCCTGCCTTCCCTGATCCGGGCCGTGAAGGCTTCGGGGACGCCCGTGTTGTGGATGAGCGATCCCATGCACGGAAACACCGAGTTGACGGAGACAGGCATCAAGACCCGGCGTTTCGAAAACATCCTGGACGAACTCGAACAGGCATTCGATATCCATGCTGCGGAGGACTCGCATCTCGGCGGCGTACATTTCGAACTCGCGGGAGAAGACGTTACCGAATGCACGGGCGGCGCAGGAGGCCTGGAAGACACGGATCTGGCGCGGGCCTACAAATCGCAAGTGGACCCGCGGCTGAATTATGAACAAGCGCTGGAAATGGCCTTTCTCATCGTGAGAAAGAAAAATCGCATGGAAAACAATTCGGCCCAATGATCGCACCTCTGCCACGGAACGTTTGTATCCTTCTCGGGCTTATCGGGTGCGCGCTATTGTTCATGCCAGACCGTGTCCATGCGCAGCAGTATGCCGCCGTACGCGGATTCGTCACCGCGCTGGACGATGGGCAACCGCTCCAAGGCGTACACGTCATCCTGACCCGGGACGACACCGTGCTTGGCGGGGTAACCGATCCGGACGGAATATACCTGATCGGCCGCGTCCCGGAAGGGCGGTACATACTACAGGCCTCCTTCATCGGATTCGAAACGTTTACGGATACCCTCGATCTCGCGGCGGGCGATTCGCGGCACCTCGACATCGCACTGGCCGGGCAACAAGCCGAAATAGACGAGGTCGTCGTCGAGGCCGAACGGGAAACCGGCGCCGCCCGCGTGACCGCGGGCCAGCAACGAGTGCTTCCGCAGGACATCGAATTGATCCCTTCGCCCAGCGTTTCCGGCGATCTCGTCAACTACCTCGCCGCCCAACCCGGCGTGGTATCCATGGGAGACCGCGGAGGACAGGTCTTCATCCGGGGCGGGGAGCCCTCCCAGAACCTTACGCTGCTCGACGGCATGTACATCTACCAGCCGTTCCACCTGCTGGGGTTCTATTCGGCGTTTCCGTCGGACATCATCAATAACGCGGATATCTACGCAGGCGGATTCGGCGCAGAATTTTCCGGACGTCTTTCCTCCGTGATCGACGTGCAAACGCGCAACGGTAACAAACGAAACTACGAAACGGGCATTGCGCTGACGCCCTTCGTCAATTCCCTCCGGCTCGAGGGACCGCTTGTAGGAAATATTTCATTCCTTGGATCGGCCCGCATCTCGACGCTTGAAGAAGTGGCGTCCCTCTATGTGGCGGACGACCTGCCCTACCGGTTCGGCGACCTGTTCGGCAAGGTCCACATCCCCATCGCACGGAATCACCAGACCTCCGTTTCGTCGGTGCATACGTTCGACCGGGGCACGTTGGCGGAACCGAATCTCTTCAGTTCCAATAACGAGATTCGCTGGAAAAACACCGCGCTCGGCGTGCGGCACCTCGTGCTCCCCAGAGCGCTTCCCATCCTCGGCGAAGCCATGTTTTCCTGGTCGCGCCTCCAGACGGAATTCGGGCCGAGCGAAGAACCGTCGCGAACCACCGATGTGGACAATTACAACCTCGAGGTCAATTTCACCAACTTCGGGCAACGCGTCGAAGTGGGATGGGGATTCTTCGTGCGCAATGTGGAACTCACGGCGGACCTCGGAGGAACCTACCAGAATATCGTGGACAATTTTGTCCGCTCGACCAATGCAGGCGGCTGGGCGGAACCGGAATTCGACTTTGGAAACGGCCTCCGGCTGCGGGCCGGCGCCGTCGCGCAGTTTTTCGGCAATTCAGGCTTCTTCGTGGAGCCGCGTATCCGGGGCGTCTTCGAACGGGGCAGGCACCAGTGGAGCATGGCCGGCGGTATCTACCGGCAAAACATCATCGGATTAAGCGACCGGCGCGACGCCGCCAGTATCTTTACGGCTTGGGCAGAGGCGCCGACCGGAGAAGTTCCGTTTGCGCTGCACGGCCTTGCCGGATACCGGATCACACTGTCTTCGTCGCTCGAAATCTCGGCGGAAGCATTCTACAAGAATCTCCGCAACCTGTTTATTGCGGAATGGACCTCCTTCCCTCGTTTCACGACGCGGCTTCAGCCGGCGGACGGCCAGGTCGGGGGTATGGATCTGCGGGTGGAGTTCCGCCGCCCCAACTTCTACGCCTTCCTCAACTACGGCTACTCCTCGACCCGGTACGACGCTATGCAGGAATCACTGCCTGTATGGTTCGGCACCGACCGGCTCTCCTTCCGCCCGCCGCACGACCGGCGCCACCAGTTCAACCTGATCCTGAGCGGTTCCGTATACGGATTCGACATGAGCGCCCGCTGGAATATCGGATCGGGTCTTCCCTATACCCGGGTCCGTGCTTTCGACGGATTCATCCTGATGGACGGGGTGGTGGATGTGGAAAGGATCCAGGGCTTTCCGCGCGTGATCTATGATCGGCCCTTCGAAGGCGTGCTCCCTGCATACCACCGGCTCGATGTAACGATCGAGCGGCAAATGTCCGCAGGTTCGGCGGACATCACCGTACAGATCGGCGCCATCAACACCTACAACCGGCCCAATCTTTTTGCTCTGGATCTTTTCACCCTGCAAAGAACCGACCAGCTCCCCTTCGTTCCCACCGCGGGCATCGAGATCGAATTCTGATTATGCGCCTTGCATCCCTTCGAAATACAACGCTTGGCATCCTGATTGCCGCCGCTTTTCTCGCCTCCTGCGAAAGCGCGGTCAACCCACTGATCGGCGAACCACGCCCGTTCACGATCTGGGGGCTTCTGGACGCCGCGGCAGACACCCAGCGCGTGCGCATCTTTTCTATCGAAGGAGAGCCCGGCATCGACCGCCCTGGCACGCTGGATGCTTCCGTAACCACTACGAACCTTGAAACCGGAGAAACGTTCGTCTGGAGGCCCTACCAGGTAACGTACGGCGATAGCGTTACGGCGCATCTCTTCGAAGCAGTATTTCGCCCTGTACATGGACACCGGTACCGTCTCGACGTCACCCGCTCGGACGGCGCCGTATCCACCGCCACGGTGAAAGTACCGCCCGAAGTGGATTTTACCATCGAACGCTCGGACTTAAGCCCGAGAATACATGTCTACGTACGAGGAAATCCTCTTCCCAACCTGCTGGGGGTCGAGATGCGGTACGAAGCCACCAACGTACCCCCCGCCCAGGTCTGGCCCACCGACCTGAAGCTCCATCCGGTCGTGAATTACCCGGTGGAAGTGTCCTATCAGGGGACAGAGCAAAGAGCGCCCGGCGTCGTACGGTACGACATCAACATGACAGACGATTTTGCAATCGTGGAGGAGGTATACAAAAGCAGATGTCTGGTGACCGAAGGCAACCCCAATATCGCCCTGCGCCGCGTCGAGTTTCATTTTGTAGCGGCGAACGAAGAATGGAGTCCTCCGGGGGGCATATTCGATCCTGAGGTGCTCGTCGAACCCGGCACCCTTTCCAACATCGAAAACGGATACGGCTTCTTCGGCGCCGGCGTGGTGGTCGCCGAACGGTGGACCCCTGTGAAAGGCCTGCGGGACTTCATCGGATACAGTTCGGAGCAGGGATGCTCTCTGGTGCCGAGCGCCACCAACCCGTCATGCACTTCTCCGCCCGTTCCGTGCCTCGACGATTTCAGCGAGGATATCTGGGGCCTCTATTTTTGAAACTCCAGAGAAGCATCAGGTTGGACTGACTCGCCCACCTGCTCTATCCATCCGCCGCCCACCACATCGTCGCCCTCGTACAGCACCACGGACTGCCCGCGCGTAATAGCCTGACGCGGCGCGGCAAAAGCCACGTGGAGTTCATCCGGCCCTTCCTGCCGGACCATGCCGGGCACCCCCGGATCGTTGTAACGAATCTTCACGTCCACCGGCAGTTCGTCGTCAAGATGTTCGTACTTCACGAGATTGATCTGCCGGGCCGTGAGCGCACCGCGGAATAACTCGTCGCGCGCACCCAGGACAATGGTATTCGTTTCGGCGTCGATATCGATCACATACGCCGGATACCCGAGCGCCACGCCAAGACCCCGGCGCTGTCCGACCGTGTAAAACGGATACCCCTCATGCCTCCCGACGACAGTCCCGTCCGAGGTGACGAACAACCCTCCCGACACGTCCTCCGCCAACCCCTCTACGCGGTCTTTCAGGAACCGCCGGTAATCATTGTCCGGGATAAAACATATCTCGTAGGAATCGGGCTTATCCGCCACGCGGTCCAGCCCGTACGCAGCAGCCATCTCCCGGATGGCCGGCTTCTCGAATACGCCCAGGGGCAGCATGGTGCGGGCCAGATGCTCCTGGGACACCCCCCACAAGGCATAACTCTGATCCTTGCGGGCATCGCGGCCCTTCATCAGTACGATCCGGCCCGTGGCTTCTTCGCGCCGGAGCCGGGCGTAATGCCCCGTAGCAATGTAGTCGCAGTCCAGCTGGTCTGCCCGGCGCATCAGCGCCGCCCACTTTATATGCGTATTGCACAATACACACGGATTGGGCGTGCGACCGGCGAGATATTCGCCGGTGAACCGCTCGATCACCCAATCGCCGAATTCCTCGCGGATGTCTACGATAAAATGCGCAAAGCCATACTTCACGGCGACGGAGCGTGCATCGTTCATGGATTCGAGCGTGCAACACCCTACTTCCTTGCCCCCATGCTTTCCGGTACGCCCGCCGCTGCGCGCGTAATCCCATGTCTTCATGGTGACGCCGACCACCTCGTATCCCTGCTCGTGCAGCATGACCGCCGCAACCGACGAATCCACGCCGCCGCTCATGGCCACCAGTACCCGTCCCTTCCTGTTCATGGTTTGTCCTATGCTGCTACAATACGTGCTTCGACCACCCGCCGTCCACGGGAAACCCTGTGCCGGTTATGTACGCGGCCCGCTTGCTTACCAGAAAAGCCGCTGCCGCCGCAAACTCCTCCGGTTCCGCAATGCGCCGCAGGGCATTGTTTTCGGCCCATCCGGCCTCGATCTCTTCGACAGGAGTCCCTGATGTCGAGGCAAGGTGCGCCGCCAGTTCCTTCAACCGTTCCGTACGCGTATACCCCGGCAAAATGGTATTGACCGTAATACCCGCCGGACCCAATTCCTCCGAAAGGGTCTTTGCAAAGCCTTGTACCCCGGCGCGGGTCGCATTCGAAAGGTACAGGCTGGGAATTGGGCGTTTGGCTGAAATCGACGTGATCATCAGAATGCTGGCATGCGGATCATCGGCCGCCGCAGCCGCCCGCAAATGCGGCAGCGCCGCCCGGCACAACTGGATAGTGCTTACCAGATTCAACTCAATCGCCGCACGCCACGTTTCGAGGGACAAATCGTCGATATAGCCCGGGGGCGGCCCGCCGGCGTTCGTCACCAGGATATGCAGCCCGCCGAAATGCGCGCAAGTCCGCTCGATCGCATCGTCCACATCACGTTCTTTCGTCACGTCACACGCAAGCGGAAGAATACGTTCCCGATCGACGCCGGCTTCCTGCGCCACACGGTCGGCAGCCGCTGCAATACGCCCCTTATTCCGGGAACAGATCGCTACGCGAGCCCCTTCTCCGGCAAGCGCGACAGCCACGGCACGCCCCAGCCCGCTGCTGGCGCCGGCTATAAATGCGATCCGTCCTTCGATACCCAGGTCCATGGTCTTTGACAAATATTCGCTTGTGAAAACCGATACAATTACGAAAGTTAGGGATACTCCTCATTTTTTAACAGCAGCGGCTCCATGACCCACCACAACTCCGACCAATCGACATCCCGTCGCGCCGTCAAGACGCCGCTGGCTCCGGCAGCCATAGGCCCTTACAATCAGGGCATTCTCGCCGGAAACACCCTCTATTGCTCCGGACAGCTGGGAATCGATCCCGAAACGGGGAGCATGGTGTCCGGCGGTGCAGAGGCCGAAACGGAACGCGTACTGCAAAACCTCGGCGCCGTGCTCAAAGCCGCACAAATGGATTACAGAAATGTCGTTCGGTGCACGGTGTTCCTGGCGGACATCAACGACTATGGAATCGTAAACGATGTATACGCCCGGTATTTTTCGGAACGCCCCCCTGCCCGGGAAGCAGTGGAAGTTGCCGCACTTCCGAGGGGCGCCCGGGTGGAAATCTCCTGTATCGCGGTCCGTTAGCCCTGATTTCGGGGTTGTCTGCCCGCCGGGCCCTACGCGTTGAACCGGAGCACAGATCCGATCACCGCATCGCTTTCGAGGCGCTCCCGGCCTGAGAGGTAATCCAGCTCGACAAGGAATGAAAATCCGGCAAGCTCGCCGCCGGCCTCCCGGATCAGTTTCGCCGTCGCCGCCGCCGTGCCGCCCGTAGCGATTACATCGTCATGGATAAGAATTCGGTCTCCCTCCGAAATGGCGTCCATGTGCATCTCGACACAATCCGTGCCATACTCCAGATCGTATTCCATTCGGTACGTCCGCCAGGGCAGTTTGCCCTGTTTTCGAATGGGGACAAACCCTGCATCGAGTTCCTCGGCCAGAGATAATCCAAACAGGAAGCCGCGGGCTTCGATCCCCGCTACCTTTGTGACGCCGGCATCCCGAAAAGGCTCTGCGAGCGCCTCGACAGCCTCTCGAAACAGGACGGGGTCCAGCAAAATCGGCGTGACATCCTTGAATGCAATCCCCGGTTGAGGAAAATCCGGCACGGTGCGAATCGCATCATGCAAGGACTGTACAGACGTTTCGGCGGAAAAATGCATTCGAAAGAAAATTGAAAAACGGAAAACGAACTGCACGGCCGAATGGAAATTCTTCCGTCCGGGCGCATTAGGGAAGGCTCACCTGCGGACCGAGACCCCTGTCATACTGCTCCTTGTACGCGCGAACCGCCCTGAAGATAGCACTTGCCAGATAATCCTGCCCGCGTTCGCTTGCCAGAAACGCCGCTTCGGACCTATTGCTGATAAATCCCAATTCGACCAGCACGGCGGGCATGGAAGCGCCCCAGAGCACATAGAAACCGGCCTGCTTGACGCCCCGGTTCTTGCGCTTCACCCGTTTCTCGAACTGATCCTGGATCAGCACGGCGAGTTCCTGGCTCTGTTGCATGTATGCACTTTGCGTAAGCGCCATGCGAATGAGGGCTTCCTCGGTCATGTCCTCGTATTCCTGCTGGGAACTCTCCATCTTCACCACCTCGTTCTCCCGCTCCATCGTATTGCGGGCAGCATCGGTCTTGTGCAGGCCGATGAAAAAGGTTTCGGCGCCGCTCGCCGCCTTATTGCCCGCCGAATTCGCATGGATCGAAATGAAAAGCTTGCCCCCCCGCTCGTTGGCGATCCGCCCCCGATCCTTGAGTTCGATAAAGCGGTCGTCCTGACGCGTATACTCGACATTCACGCCAAGACGCTCCTCGAGGTACGCTCCGAGTTTCAGCGAAACGGCAAGGGCGATGTCTTTTTCGCGGAGGCCGTGTCCTTCCGCCCCCGGGTCCTTGCCGCCATGCCCAGCATCGATCACCACGGTGTCCAGAAGCCAATGCCCGCCCGCCGGAGCCGGTTCGCTTGACGGTAATACCGCTTCTCGCGTCAGGCCGGTCGTTCCTCCTCCGATAGCGGGCAACTGATTGGTGGAAGGCGTGGCCAGCAGCGATACCGACCGAACGGGAATCTGCCGGACTTCCCTGTCCGCTTCACGGCGCGAAGCAATCCGCCCGGATGCATACGCAAGTCCTACAAGAATATCGTTGGAGCCTCCGTCGCGGTAGGTCGAGGCATCCACAGGCTGTCCGGCATCCAATGTAAACCGGAAAAACAGATGGCCTTCCTCTTCCTCCCCGGAATACCGGAGGACGGGCCCTGCGGCATCATCCCTCATGTGATCGGAGGAAAGCCGCG is part of the Bacteroidetes bacterium SB0662_bin_6 genome and encodes:
- a CDS encoding RidA family protein; the protein is MTHHNSDQSTSRRAVKTPLAPAAIGPYNQGILAGNTLYCSGQLGIDPETGSMVSGGAEAETERVLQNLGAVLKAAQMDYRNVVRCTVFLADINDYGIVNDVYARYFSERPPAREAVEVAALPRGARVEISCIAVR
- a CDS encoding N-acetylmuramoyl-L-alanine amidase codes for the protein MVRFCAIIVLAASAVGAASHASGAAGAPLASSNAIALRAVPQVERVSLTERSDGEGYVIRFHTDGPVAAYSEPRMLADGQLEVILFNTRLSSDHMRDDAAGPVLRYSGEEEEGHLFFRFTLDAGQPVDASTYRDGGSNDILVGLAYASGRIASRREADREVRQIPVRSVSLLATPSTNQLPAIGGGTTGLTREAVLPSSEPAPAGGHWLLDTVVIDAGHGGKDPGAEGHGLREKDIALAVSLKLGAYLEERLGVNVEYTRQDDRFIELKDRGRIANERGGKLFISIHANSAGNKAASGAETFFIGLHKTDAARNTMERENEVVKMESSQQEYEDMTEEALIRMALTQSAYMQQSQELAVLIQDQFEKRVKRKNRGVKQAGFYVLWGASMPAVLVELGFISNRSEAAFLASERGQDYLASAIFRAVRAYKEQYDRGLGPQVSLP
- the mnmA gene encoding tRNA 2-thiouridine(34) synthase MnmA, with amino-acid sequence MNRKGRVLVAMSGGVDSSVAAVMLHEQGYEVVGVTMKTWDYARSGGRTGKHGGKEVGCCTLESMNDARSVAVKYGFAHFIVDIREEFGDWVIERFTGEYLAGRTPNPCVLCNTHIKWAALMRRADQLDCDYIATGHYARLRREEATGRIVLMKGRDARKDQSYALWGVSQEHLARTMLPLGVFEKPAIREMAAAYGLDRVADKPDSYEICFIPDNDYRRFLKDRVEGLAEDVSGGLFVTSDGTVVGRHEGYPFYTVGQRRGLGVALGYPAYVIDIDAETNTIVLGARDELFRGALTARQINLVKYEHLDDELPVDVKIRYNDPGVPGMVRQEGPDELHVAFAAPRQAITRGQSVVLYEGDDVVGGGWIEQVGESVQPDASLEFQK
- a CDS encoding DUF4249 family protein, with product MRLASLRNTTLGILIAAAFLASCESAVNPLIGEPRPFTIWGLLDAAADTQRVRIFSIEGEPGIDRPGTLDASVTTTNLETGETFVWRPYQVTYGDSVTAHLFEAVFRPVHGHRYRLDVTRSDGAVSTATVKVPPEVDFTIERSDLSPRIHVYVRGNPLPNLLGVEMRYEATNVPPAQVWPTDLKLHPVVNYPVEVSYQGTEQRAPGVVRYDINMTDDFAIVEEVYKSRCLVTEGNPNIALRRVEFHFVAANEEWSPPGGIFDPEVLVEPGTLSNIENGYGFFGAGVVVAERWTPVKGLRDFIGYSSEQGCSLVPSATNPSCTSPPVPCLDDFSEDIWGLYF
- a CDS encoding TonB-dependent receptor plug domain-containing protein, whose amino-acid sequence is MIAPLPRNVCILLGLIGCALLFMPDRVHAQQYAAVRGFVTALDDGQPLQGVHVILTRDDTVLGGVTDPDGIYLIGRVPEGRYILQASFIGFETFTDTLDLAAGDSRHLDIALAGQQAEIDEVVVEAERETGAARVTAGQQRVLPQDIELIPSPSVSGDLVNYLAAQPGVVSMGDRGGQVFIRGGEPSQNLTLLDGMYIYQPFHLLGFYSAFPSDIINNADIYAGGFGAEFSGRLSSVIDVQTRNGNKRNYETGIALTPFVNSLRLEGPLVGNISFLGSARISTLEEVASLYVADDLPYRFGDLFGKVHIPIARNHQTSVSSVHTFDRGTLAEPNLFSSNNEIRWKNTALGVRHLVLPRALPILGEAMFSWSRLQTEFGPSEEPSRTTDVDNYNLEVNFTNFGQRVEVGWGFFVRNVELTADLGGTYQNIVDNFVRSTNAGGWAEPEFDFGNGLRLRAGAVAQFFGNSGFFVEPRIRGVFERGRHQWSMAGGIYRQNIIGLSDRRDAASIFTAWAEAPTGEVPFALHGLAGYRITLSSSLEISAEAFYKNLRNLFIAEWTSFPRFTTRLQPADGQVGGMDLRVEFRRPNFYAFLNYGYSSTRYDAMQESLPVWFGTDRLSFRPPHDRRHQFNLILSGSVYGFDMSARWNIGSGLPYTRVRAFDGFILMDGVVDVERIQGFPRVIYDRPFEGVLPAYHRLDVTIERQMSAGSADITVQIGAINTYNRPNLFALDLFTLQRTDQLPFVPTAGIEIEF
- a CDS encoding adenine phosphoribosyltransferase; protein product: MHFSAETSVQSLHDAIRTVPDFPQPGIAFKDVTPILLDPVLFREAVEALAEPFRDAGVTKVAGIEARGFLFGLSLAEELDAGFVPIRKQGKLPWRTYRMEYDLEYGTDCVEMHMDAISEGDRILIHDDVIATGGTAAATAKLIREAGGELAGFSFLVELDYLSGRERLESDAVIGSVLRFNA
- a CDS encoding SDR family oxidoreductase, with the protein product MDLGIEGRIAFIAGASSGLGRAVAVALAGEGARVAICSRNKGRIAAAADRVAQEAGVDRERILPLACDVTKERDVDDAIERTCAHFGGLHILVTNAGGPPPGYIDDLSLETWRAAIELNLVSTIQLCRAALPHLRAAAAADDPHASILMITSISAKRPIPSLYLSNATRAGVQGFAKTLSEELGPAGITVNTILPGYTRTERLKELAAHLASTSGTPVEEIEAGWAENNALRRIAEPEEFAAAAAFLVSKRAAYITGTGFPVDGGWSKHVL
- a CDS encoding 3-deoxy-7-phosphoheptulonate synthase class II, producing MSSDVPLSPAITDWSPASWRERPAAQQATYPDQAALSEALEQVHSLPPLVTSWEIHVLKKQIAEAAQGRRFILQGGECAEHFDECSAQIIANRLKVLLQMSLVLIFGIRTRVVRIGRFAGQHAKPRSADTETRNGVTLPSYRGDIVNGAEFTPEAREPDPKRMLRAHAHSAMTLNLVRALINTGFADLHHPEYWNLDFIRRTPLEKEYRQILESIRETVSFIETVSGNPLHSLERTQFFTSHEALHLPYEEAFTRSVPHNEGIFNLATHFPWIGARTSDYEGAHIEYARGLVNPIGLKVSPFMSPEDLVRIVRILNPENDPGRLVLIHRLGAGCIADLLPSLIRAVKASGTPVLWMSDPMHGNTELTETGIKTRRFENILDELEQAFDIHAAEDSHLGGVHFELAGEDVTECTGGAGGLEDTDLARAYKSQVDPRLNYEQALEMAFLIVRKKNRMENNSAQ